CGCAGGCCGTCCACGTGGAACTCCTCGCACCAGTACACGGCGTTCGCCACCAGGAAGTTGCGCACCTCGGGCCGGCCCAGGTCGAACTCCAGCGTGCCCCAGTCGGGGTGCGCCGCCCGCAGCGGATCGGGGTGCTCGTACAGCGGGCGCCCGTCGAACTCGGCCAACGCCCACGCGTCGCGCGGGAAATGGGCCGGCACCCAGTCCATCAGCACGCCGATGCCGGCCTGGTGCAGCCGGTCCACCAGGTACTTGAAGTCGTCCGGGGTGCCCAGGCGGGCCGTCGGCGCGTAGAAGCCGGTGACCTGGTAGCCCCACGAGCCGCCGAAGGGGTGCTCGGCGACCGGCATCAGTTCCACATGGGTGAAGCCCATCTCCGTGACATAAGCGGGCAGTTGCTCCGCGAGGTCCCGGTAGGTCAGGCCGGGGCGCCAGGACGGCAGATGGACCTCGTAGACCGAGAACGGCGCCTCGTGCACCGGTACGTCCCCCCGGCGGGCCATCCACTCCGCGTCGTCCCACACGTGGTGCGAGACGTGCACGACCGACGCGGTGGCCGGCGGTGCCTCGGTGCGGCGGGCCAGCGGGTCGGCGCGCAGGGTGCGGGAGCCGTCGGGCCGGGTGATCTCGAACTTGTACAGCTCGCCCTCGCCGATCCCCGGTACGAACAGCTCCCAGACCCCGGAGGAACCCAGTGAACGCATCGGGAAGCCGGTGCCGTCCCAGAAGTCGAAGTCCCCGGCGACCCGCACCCCCCGGGCATCGGGCGCCCACACCGCGAACCGGGTGCCCCTCACCCCCTGGTGGGTCAGGACGTGGGCGCCGAGGGCCCGCCACAGCTGCTCGTGCCGGCCCTCGCCGATCAGATGCAGGTCCAGCTCGCCGAGCGTGGGCAGGAAGCGGTAGGGGTCCTCCGTCTCGTGCACCCCGCCGTCGTACGCCACCCGCAGCCGGTAGGCGTCCGGTACGGCGGTCAGCGGGAGCAGGCCGGAGAAGAAGCCGTCGCCGTCGTCGCGCAGCTCGGCGCGCAATTCGCCGGTGACGACGGTGACCGAGCGGGCGCCCGGGCGCAGGGCCCGGAAGACCACGCCGTCCGGCGCCGGATGGGCGCCGAGTACGGCGTGCGGGTCGTGGTGGGTGCCGTGCAGCAGCCGGTCGCGGTCCCCGGCCTCCCAGGGCGCGGCGGTCCCGGCAGCGGCGGATACGTGGTTCTTCGACGTCACGAGCGAGTCTCCCGGGCGTGGATCGGGTCAGTTCGGGTCGGACGCGGCGAGGCGGCGGACCGCCGACAGCGGCACGGGCAGCCAGTCGGGGCGGTGGCGGGCCTCGTACACCACCTCGTAGACGGCCTTGTCGGTCTCGTAGGCGCGCAGCATGACCGGATCGGTGCGCGGGTCGCGCCCGGTCACCTCCGCGTACCCGGAGCAGTAGGCGGCCCGGCAGTCGTGCGCCCAGCGCGGTGCGGGCGGGCTCGCCGAGCGGGCCGCGTAGTCGAAGGAGCGGAGCATCCCCGCGATGTCCCGCACCGGTGGCTGCGGCATCCGCCGCTCGGCCGGCGGCCGGGCCGGCTCCCCCTCGAAGTCGATCAGGGACCAGTCGCCGGACGGCGCGCGCAGGCACTGCCCGAGGTGCAGGTCCCCGTGCACCCGCTGCGCCGTCCAGGTCCGGCCCTGGGTCACCAGCTCGCCCAGCGCCGTGTACGCCGAGCGCAGCCCCTCCTCGTAGGGCACCAGCGCGGGCACCGCCTGGACGGCCGCCGCCAGCCGCTCGGTCATTCCCTGGACCAGCGGCCCCAGTTGGGCCGGGCCGAGGGTGACCGTCGGCAGGGCGCGGGCGAGCGCGGTGTGCACCTCCGCGGTGGCCCGGCCCAGCGCCCGCGCCTCGGGGGCGAAGCCCTCGCCCTTGGCGAGGGCGCGCAACGCCAGCTCCCAGCCGTCGGCGGCCGCGCTCACGAACGGCTGGAGCACCGCCAGCACATGCGGCTCCCCGTCCAGTTCGGTGTGCAGCCAGGCCGTCGGCGCGGGCACCCGGGGGCAGCCCTCACGGGCCAGCGCCAGCGGCAGTTCCAGGTCGGGGTTGATCCCGGGGACCACCCGGCGCAGCACCTTCAGGATGTACGCGTCCCCGTACACCACCGAGGAGTTGGACTGCTCGGCGGCCAGCAGCCGGGCCACCAGGTGCGGCCGGATCTCCCGGCGCGGGTCCCGCTCGAAGACGAGCCCGCCGATGCGGGCACTGGTGCGCAGGGCCTCCAGGAGCACTTCGGCGGGCCGGGGGTCGTGGAGGGCGTCGTACACCGTGTGTCCGGCGAGCGGGCCCCTGTCCACATGGCCGATCAGCGCGGGCGCCAGCCTGGGCGGCAGCGCCTCGCGCACGCCTATGAGGAGCTGGTAGCAGTGGCCGGGCTGCGGCCCCGGTGGCTGATGGACCCGCACCAGGACGTGGTACAGGCCCAACCGCCCCTCGGGCGGCAGGAGTTGGGTGACGGCCACCGGGGTGATGCCGGTGACCGGGCGCCCCTTGCCCGCGAACCAGCGCTGCCGGGGCAGCCAGGCGCGCAGCAGGGGGGCCAGTGCGTCGAGGGTGGTGCTCGTCGGAGGGGTGACCGCTTCCGTCATGGGCGTCACGTCCTTTCCCCGGGTCGTCGGGGTGTCACTGTCGCGTGCCCGGGGCGGGGCGGGGGAAACGCCCCGCGGCGCGAGCGGCCGGACTACACCGCCTCCCGGCGCAGCCGGAACCAGTAGAAGCCGTGTCCCGCGAGGGTCAGCAGATACGGCAGCTCGCCCACCGCCGGGAAGCGCACCCCGCCGAACAGCTCGACCGGGTGCCGCCCGCCGAACCGGCTCAGGTCCAGCTCGGTGGGCTGGGCGAAGCGGGAGAAGTTGTGCACGCACAGCACCAGGTCGTCCTCGTACTCCCGCAGGAAGGCGAGCACGGCGGGATTGCTCGACTGGAGTTCGGTGTACGTGCCGAGGCCGAAGGCGGGGTTCTGCTTGCGGATCTCGATCATGCGCCGGGTCCAGTGGAGCAGCGAGGACGGCGAGGACATGGCGGCTTCCACGTTGGTGACCTGGTAGCCGTAGACCGGGTCCATGATCGTGGGCAGGAAGAGCCGGCCCGGATCGCTCGACGAGAAGCCGGCGTTGCGGTCGGGGGTCCACTGCATGGGGGTGCGCACGGCGTCGCGGTCGCCGAGCCAGATGTTGTCGCCCATGCCGATCTCGTCGCCGTAGTAGAGGATCGGCGAGCCGGGCAGGGACAGCAGCAGGGCGGTGAACAGCTCGATCTGGTTGCGGTCGTTGTCGAGCAGCGGGGCGAGCCGGCGCCGGATGCCGATGTTGGCGCGCATACGGGGGTCCTTGGCGTACTCGGCCCACATGTAGTCGCGTTCCTCGTCGGTGACCATCTCCAGGGTCAGCTCGTCGTGGTTGCGCAGGAAGATGCCCCACTGGCAACTCGACGGGATCGCGGGCGTCTTGGCGAGGATCTCGGAGACCGGGTAGCGCGACTCGCGCCGTACGGCCATGAAGATCCGCGGCATCACCGGGAAGTGGAAGGCCATGTGGCACTCGTCGCCGCCCGAGGTGTAGTCGCCGAAGTAGTCGACCACGTCCTCCGGCCACTGGTTGGCCTCCGCCAGCAGCACCTTGTCCGGGTACTGGGCGTCGATCTCCTTGCGCACCCGCTTGAGGAACTGGTGGGTCGCGGGCAGGTTCTCGCAGTTGGTGCCCTCCTGCTGGTACAGGTACGGCACCGCGTCCAGCCGGAACCCGTCGATGCCGAGGTCCAGCCAGAACTTCAGCGCGGAGATCATCTCCTCCTGCACCGCCGGGTTCTCGTAGTTGAGGTCCGGCTGGTGCGAGAAGAAGCGGTGCCAGTAGTACTGCTTGCGTACCGGGTCGTACGTCCAGTTGGACGCCTCGGTGTCCACGAAGATGATCCGCGCGTCCTGGTACTGCTTGTCGTCGTCGGCCCAGACGTAGTAGTCCCCGTACGGGCCGTGCGGATCGCGGCGGGACTCCTGGAACCACGGGTGCTGGTCGCTGGTGTGGTTCATGACGAAGTCGATGATCACGCGCATGCCGCGCTGGTGGGCGGCGTCCACGAACTCCACGAAGTCGGCGAGGTCGCCGAACTCCGGCAGCACGGCGGTGTAGTCGGAGACGTCGTAACCGCCGTCTCTGAGCGGGGACTTGAAGAAGGGGGGCAGCCACAGGCAGTCCACGCCGAGCCACTGGAGGTAGTCGAGCTTGGCGGTCAGGCCCTTGAGGTCGCCGACGCCGTCGCCGTTGCTGTCCTGGAAGGAGCGGACCAGCACCTCGTAGAAGACGGCGCGCTTGAACCAGTCCGGGTCCCGGTCCCCGGCCGGAGTGTCCTGGAAGGTGTCCGGGACGGGCTCATTGACGATCATGTGATGGGTGACCCTCCGATCTGCGGGTTGGACGGTCGCAGGACGGTGAAGACGTGCGCGGGCCGGCGGCCCGGTTCGAGGCGCACATAGTTGGCCCTGCCCCAGTGGTAGGTCTCGCCGGTGAGCTCGTCGCGCACCGGCACCGACTCGTGCCATTCCAGGCCGAGTTGCGGCATGTCCAACGAGACCGTGGCCTCCTGGGTGTGGTGGGGGTCGAGGTTGGCGACGACCAGAACCGTGTTCGAGCCGCCGCGCTTCGAGTAGGCGATCACGGCGTCCTGGTCGGCGTGGTGGAAGTGCAGGTCGCGCAGCTGGCGTAGGGCGGGGCTGCGGCGCCGGATGTGGTTGAGGCGGGTGATCAGCGGGGCGATGGTGCGGCCCTCGCGTGCGGCGGTGTCCCAGTCGCGTGGGGTGAGCTGGTACTTCTCGGAGTCGAGGTATTCCTCGGAGCCTTCGCGCAGGGGGGTGTTCTCGCACAGTTCGTAGCCGCTGTAGATGCCCCAGCTGGGGGAGAGGGTGGCGGCGAGGACCGCGCGGACCTCGAAGGCGGGGCGGCCGCCGTGCTGGAGGTAGGCGTGCAGGATGTCGGGGGTGCTGGGGAAGAGGTTGGGCCGCATGTAGGCGGCCGCCTCGCCGGTCAACTCGGTGAGGTATTCGGTGAGTTCGGCTTTGGTGGTGCGCCAGGTGAAGTAGGTGTAGGACTGCTGGAAGCCGATCTGGGCCAGGGTGTGCATCATGGCGGGGCGGGTGAAGGCCTCGGCCAGGAAGATCACGTCGGGGTCGCGGCCGTTGATCTCGGTGATGACGCGTTCCCAGAAGACGACCGGTTTGGTGTGGGGGTTGTCGACGCGGAAGATCCGCACTCCGTGGTCCATCCAGTGCCGCAGCACGCGCACGGTCTCGGCGACGAGGCCGTCCATGTCGGCGTCGAAGGCGATGGGGTAGATGTCCTGGTACTTCTTCGGCGGGTTCTCGGCGTGGGCGATGGTGCCGTCGGGCCGGTGGTGGAACCACTCGGGGTGCTTGTGCACCCAGGGGTGGTCGGGGGAGCACTGGAGGGCGAAGTCGAGGGCGATCTCCAGGCCCAGCGCGCGGGCTTGGCCGACGAAGTGGTCGAAGTCCTCGATGGTGCCGAGTTGGGGGTGGACGGTGTCGTGTCCGCCCTCGGGGGAGCCGATGGCCCAGGGCACGCCGACGTCGTCGGGGGTGGCGGTGAGGCTGTTGTTGCGGCCCTTGCGGAAGGTGTGGCCGATCGGGTGGATCGGGGGCAGGTAGACGACGTCGAAGCCCATGTCCGCGATCGGCTTCAGCCGCCGCGCGGCGGTGCGGAAGGTGCCGTGCGGGCACTGCTCGGTGCCCTCGCTGCGGGGGAAGAACTCGTACCAGGAGCCGAAGAGCGCGCGTTCACGCTCGACCAGCAGCGGCATCGGGTCCGACGCGGTCACCAACTCCCGCAGCGGAAACCGCGCGAGCACGTCCCGCACCTCCGGCCGCAGCGCCTCCGCCAGCCGCCAGGCGGCCGGGCGCTCCTCGTCCCGCAGGGCGCGGGCCGCCTCCAGCACGCGCCGGCGCCGTGCCCCGGGGACCCCGGCGGCGGCGCGCTCGTAGAGCCGGGCGCCCTCCTCCAGGACGAGTTCGGTGTCGATCCCGGCCGGGATCTTGATCCGGGCGTGGTTCTGCCAGGTGGTGAGCGGATCGGCCCAGGCCTCCACGGTGTACGTCCAGCGGCCGGGCGCGCCCGCCGTGACGGTGGCGCCCCAGCGGTCGGTGCCCGGGGCGAGTTCCCGCATCGGCGTCCACGGGCCGGCCCGGCCCGCCGGGTCGCGCAGCACCACGTTCGCCGCGACCGCGTCGTGCCCCTCCCGGAACACGGTGGCCGACACCTCGAAGGACTCCCCGGTCACCGCCTTGGCGGGCCGGCGCCCGTGCTGCACCGCGGGGCGCACGTCGAGGACCGGGATGCGGCCCGTCACGGGGGCGGGCCCCGGTGGCTTGGGGGCGGGGGACTTCGGACGTTTCCGGTCCGCAGGCTTCTTCCCGGACGCCGTGGCCCTGGGGCCCGGCGGGGTTGCTGACGAATGGTTCGTGGCGGGCATGACCGCTCCTGTCCGCGTCAACGTGGCTGTGGGCGGATGACTATGGGGAGGTGGGTCCTGCGGGAGGTGCTGGGCGCGACCTGTGGGGTGGATATGGAGGAGCCTTCCCACCCTTTTCGGGTGGGCAATCCGGAACTTTGTTAACTACTCGCGCGTATGTCCACCCGCAAGACCGGCCCACTTCCGCGAGTGCCCCGGCGCCGCCTCCCCACGCCCCGACACCCCCGTTGGTACGTCCCCACCGACGCCCCGGTAACCACTACCGTCGGGAGGGACGAACGAGACGTACCCCGCGGTACGTCTCATCCCGTAACGCGTCCGAGGTGGAATGTGAAGGCGATCCGTCGGTTCACCGTCCGTCCCGTTCTCCCCGAACCCCTCCGGCCGCTGAGCGACCTCGCGCACAATCTGCGCTGGTCCTGGCATGCGGAAACGCGCGACCTGTTCCAGTCCGTCGACCCCGAGGCATGGGCCGCGGCCGGCTGCGACCCGGTGCGGCTGCTGGGCCGGGTGCGGCCCGCGCGGCTGGCCGAGCTGGCCGGGGACCGGCGGTTCCGGCGCCGGCTGAACGCCGCCGCCGACGACCTGGACGACTATCTGACCGGCGACCGCTGGTACCAGGCCCAGACCGAGGGCCTGCCCGCCGCGGTGGCCTATTTCTCCCCGGAGTTCGGCATCACCGCCGCGCTGCCCCAGTACTCCGGCGGGCTCGGCATCCTCGCCGGCGACCACCTCAAGGCGGCCAGCGACCTCGGGGTGCCGCTGATCGGGGTCGGACTGCTGTACCGGCACGGCTACTTCCGGCAGACCCTGTCCCGCGACGGCTGGCAGCAGGAGCACTACCCGGTGCTCGACCCGAACGAACTGCCCCTCACCCGGCTGAAGGAGGCCGACGGCACCTGTGCGCGCGTCTGTCTCGCCCTGCCCGGCGGCCGGGCCCTGCACGCCCGGATCTGGCTGGCCCAGGTCGGCAGGGTGCCCCTGCTGCTGCTCGACTCCGACGTGGAGGAGAACGACCTCGGCGAACGCTCCGTCACCGACCGGCTCTACGGCGGCGGCAGCGAGCACCGGCTGCTCCAGGAGATGCTGCTCGGCATAGGAGGGGTCCGCGCGGTGCGCGCGTACTGCAGGCTCACCGGGCACCCGGAGCCGGAGGTGTTCCACACCAACGAGGGGCACGCCGGCTTCCTCGGCCTGGAGCGGATCGCCGAACTGTGCGCCGGCGGGCTGGAGTTCGACGCGGCGCTGGAGGCGGTGCGGGGCGGCACGGTGTTCACCACGCACACCCCCGTCCCGGCCGGCATCGACCGCTTCGAACGGGACCTGGTCGCCCGGCACTTCGGGCCGGACGCCGAGTTGCCCGGGATCGAGACGCAGCGGATCCTCGCGCTCGGCATGGAGACCTACCCGGGCGGCGAGCCGAACCTGTTCAACATGGCCGTGATGGGGCTGCGCCTCGCGCAGCGGGCCAACGGGGTGTCGCTGCTGCACGGCCGGGTCAGCCGGGAGATGTTCGCCGGACTGTGGCCGGGATTCGACGCCGAGGAGGTGCCGATCACCTCCGTGACCAACGGGGTGCACGCGCCCACCTGGGTGGCCCCGGAGGTGCTGCGGCTCGGCGCCCGGCGGATCGGCACCCAGCGGGCCGAGGACGCGCTGACCGTCGGCGGCTCCGAGCGCTGGGACGCGGCGGCGGACATCCCGGACCAGGACGTCTGGGAGCTGCGCCGCACCCTGCGCGAACAACTGGTGCTGGAGGTGCGGGAGCGGCTGCGCGCCTCCTGGCGGCAACGCGGGGCGGGCAACGCCGAGCTGGGCTGGATCGACGGCGTGCTCGACCCGGACGTGCTCACGATCGGGTTCGCCCGGCGCGTGCCGTCGTACAAACGGCTCACCCTGATGCTCCGCGACCGCGACCGGCTGCGGGCGCTGCTGCTGCATCCGGAGCGGCCGGTGCAGATCGTGGTGGCGGGCAAGGCGCACCCGGCCGACGACGGCGGCAAGCGCCTCGTCCAGGAACTGGTCCGGTTCGCCGACGACCCGAAGGTGCGCCACCGGATCGTCTTCCTGCCCGACTACGGCATGGCGATGGCGCAGAAGCTCTACCCGGGCTGCGACGTCTGGCTGAACAACCCGCTGCGCCCGCTGGAGGCCTGCGGCACCTCCGGGATGAAGGCGGCGCTCAACGGCTGTCTGAACCTCTCGGTGCGCGACGGCTGGTGGGACGAGTGGTTCCGGCCGGACTTCGGCTGGGCCGTCCCGACCGCCGACGGCCCCGGCACGGACCCGGAACGGCGCGACGACATCGAGGCGGCGGCCCTGTACGACCTGCTGGAGCAGCGGATCACCCCGCGCTTCTACGAGCGCGGCCGGGGCGGACTGCCGGACCGCTGGATCCAGATGGTCCGCCAGACCCTCACCCTGCTCGGCCCCAAGGTGCTGGCCGGCCGCATGGTCCGGGAGTACGTCGACCGGCTCTACACCCCGGCCGCCCGCTCGCACCGCGCGCTGACCCCGGACGCCGCGCGGGAGCTGGCCGGGTGGAAGGCGCGGGTGCGACAGGCCTGGCACGGGGTGAGCGTCGACCACGTGGAGACCACCGAGACCACGGCCACGGCCGAACTGGGCACGACGCTGGGACTGCGGGTCCGGGTCGGCCTCGGGGGGCTGTCCCCCGACGACGTGGAGGTGCAGGCGGTGTCCGGGCGGGTGGACGCGCAGGACCGCATCACCGACGCCACCGTCGTCCCGCTGAAGCCGGCCGGCGCCCCCGACCTGGAGGGCCGCCAGCTCTACGAGGGCCCCCTCGCCCTCGACCGCACCGGCCCCTACGGCTACACGGTCCGCATCCTGCCCGCCCACCGCCTGCTGGCCTCCGGCGCGGAACTGGGCCTGGTGGCACTGCCGTCGGAGGAACTGGTCGAGCACGCGGGGGTGTTGCTGCGGTGAGCGCTGCTGCTTTGGCGAGGTCGGGTTGACGGTCGGTCCTGCCGCCGACCGATGATCTGTTCCCGGCAACCGGTCAGACAAAAGCGCTTGGCTCCCGTAAAAATTTGCTGTCGTAGAACTTCCGTGTGGCGTCTGGCGTCGTGTGCAGTCCGGCGCCGCATGCCACAGGCCTGCGACCTTCACCAGAGATTATGTAGGTGAAGTGAAGGATTGTGGTGAAAATGTGCAACTAGCGATCGTACAGCCGTTTATGGCCAAGAGCCCTCACTAACACCCACAGTGCCACGCCAGTATGCTCTTCGGGTCCTTGAGTCATGACCAGTCGACCAGGAGTACCTGATGCCCAAAGCCCGGATGACCATGGCGGTCACGATCTTCTCAGCGGTGGCGGCCGGCGCCCTCCTTCCGGGTTGCTCGGCGTCGGTCGAGGTCAAGAAGCCAACGCCGCCGAAGCTCTCCGCGGAGAAGCTCTCCAGCACACTTTCGGAAAAGCTCGCCGCCGCCACAGGACGGCCGAAGCCGCATATCACCTGCCCCGAAGATTTGGTCGGCAAGGTTGGCACCACCATGCGGTGCACGCTCGTGGCCGACGACGGCAGCACGCTGGGCGTATCCGTAAATGTCACGTCTGTGAGCGGGGATAAGATCAACTACGACTTCAAGGCCGATGACAAGGCTTCCCCTGCGGGTCATTGACGTCTGGCCGTGGCTGATTGGTTTCGGCTCTCGTGCTGCCCTGGGCGAGATAGCGCTACGGTGCGACGGCCCGTCGTAAACGAGGGGCTACCACGCCGGCGCCCAGTGATGGCGAACAGGGGAGGCAACTCATGGCAGGTGCGGAGCAGGCCCAGCCGGGAAGCGGCGGGGCAGTGCAGCCCGTCGGGATGCGGCTGAACCAGGTGCCGGGCGATATCGGAACGGGTCCTGCTTTTCCGGGGCAGGTCGGAGGGCAGAAGCTGGTTTCAACGCCCGCGGAGAAGAAGGCTGCAGCCAACTTCATCGAGCAACACATTGAGCCCGACACTCATGAGGCAGGAGGTTGGGCGGATAAGGACACCATTACGGCCGTCAACGCCTTCTGTCCGGGGTGGCACACGTCGGGTGCTCTGAAGGAGGCGCACGATGCTTGGGCAGACCAGGTGAAGAACCTGATGCACATGCTCGTGGGGGACAAGCAGGCGCTGCGCAGCGCCAATACCACGCTGCAGTCGACGGACTTTCAAGTCGGTGAGAAAACGAGCTCGGTGTCGGTGCTCTACGGATACTGAACGACCGTTTCAGTCACCAACTTTTGATTCACCGCACAAACCCGACAGTCTGTTGTGTGATAACGGGGATCCCATGCCGACTTACCGCGAGATCATGACCACCGACCTGTCCGCCCTCACCGCAGCAGCGGACAGCTGGGACGGGATGGCGAAGAAGTTTCACACGCAGGAACTGGCATATCACAGACACGTATGCGGTATCACTCTGAACCAGAACTGGATCGCGGTGAGTGCCGACGCGGCGCGGGAGCGTTTCAACGTCACGTTCAGGCAGTTCCAGGCCGCGCAGACCGAGGCCAAGGCGGTAGCCTCACTGCTGCGTGAGGCGCACACAGATTTCACCGGTCTCAGGAAGAAGCTGGAGTCCGCTCAGGCGGACGCCGTCAAGGCAGGCATGGTGGTGTCGGAGGAAGGTGTGGTCTCCTACGACACCGCGAAACTGAGTGAAAACGAACGCGCTGCTCTCCATCATGATCCGGATTACCAGCAGTCCGTAGGTAAATCTGTCGCCTCGTGGCAGGCGGAGATCAATCGTCTTGTGAAGGAAATGGGCCACATCGACGCAGAGGTCGAAAACGCCCTCAAGCGGGTGATGGTCGACACTGACGTCAGGGACGGCACGCTTACCGGCTTCAACGGCCAGGCCCATGGAGACATCAAAACGTACGAGGACGAGGCCAAGCGCGAGGCCCGTACCAAAGCCGACGGCTGGGTGTCCAAAGGAAAGTCAGACGCGTCCGGTCCCGATAAGGGATGGGATGCGAGCGGTCCCGATCTCAAAAACGGCAAACTGGGGGAGGTGGAAGCGCACGGCGACCTCGGGAGCGCTGAAGGGGAGGGCTCGCTCACCAGGGGGCCATGGAAGCTCGACGGGAAGGCCGACGTTTACGCGGGGGCCAAGGGTTCCGCCAGTGCTGAGGCATCCAAGGACGGCATCACAGGGGACGCGAGCGTCTTCGCGGGGGGCGAAGGCTCGGCCGAGGGTTCCGTGGAGGTCGGCCCTGCCAGCGTCTCCGGAAAAACGGAAGCCACGGTGGGCGGAGAGGCCAGCGCCAGCGTCGGGGCAGGTAAGGACGGTGCCCACGTTGGCGCAGAGGCGTTCGCGGGAGCCAAGGGCGGTGGCGAAATCGGGGCTGACGTAGGCGGAATTTCGGCCGGTTTCTCCGCCGAAGGGTGGGCCGGCCCCGGTGCCGAAGCCGAGTGGGGATACAAGAGGAGCGACCAAGGAGTGTGGAGTTTCGAAGGGAGCGTGGGTCTCTCCCCCGCCCTTGGTGGCGAGATGGGCTTTGATTTCAACATCGATCCGAACAAGGTTGCTCACACGGCGGATGACCTGGCTGGTGCTGTGGGCAACGGAGCGCGTTCCCTCGGGCATGCCATCAGTAACGTGTTCTGAACCGATGACACGTGGTCGTGAGTGAACCGACGCAGAGAGGGACCCCTGAATGTCGACGAATCTGCCGGCACCGATCACATTCGACTTGCCGAAGGGCTGGCAAGTGGCCCCTCCAGACAAACTCGGCGCGCCTGACGCGTCATTCGTTGCTGTTCACCTTCCGCCGGATGACGGCTTCACTGCGAATATAACGATTGATGGCGAGTATCGGCCGGATACTGCGACTCTTCCTGAGATCGCCGACGAGTCGGTGGAGCACATGGACCAGGCAGCCTCGCCGGTCGTAGTCACCGATCGCTGCGAGGCCGGGTCCTCGGACGCGCCAGGCTTCACGCAGACACTGGCCTTCTCGATTTCT
This Streptomyces misionensis DNA region includes the following protein-coding sequences:
- a CDS encoding glycosyltransferase family 1 protein — encoded protein: MKAIRRFTVRPVLPEPLRPLSDLAHNLRWSWHAETRDLFQSVDPEAWAAAGCDPVRLLGRVRPARLAELAGDRRFRRRLNAAADDLDDYLTGDRWYQAQTEGLPAAVAYFSPEFGITAALPQYSGGLGILAGDHLKAASDLGVPLIGVGLLYRHGYFRQTLSRDGWQQEHYPVLDPNELPLTRLKEADGTCARVCLALPGGRALHARIWLAQVGRVPLLLLDSDVEENDLGERSVTDRLYGGGSEHRLLQEMLLGIGGVRAVRAYCRLTGHPEPEVFHTNEGHAGFLGLERIAELCAGGLEFDAALEAVRGGTVFTTHTPVPAGIDRFERDLVARHFGPDAELPGIETQRILALGMETYPGGEPNLFNMAVMGLRLAQRANGVSLLHGRVSREMFAGLWPGFDAEEVPITSVTNGVHAPTWVAPEVLRLGARRIGTQRAEDALTVGGSERWDAAADIPDQDVWELRRTLREQLVLEVRERLRASWRQRGAGNAELGWIDGVLDPDVLTIGFARRVPSYKRLTLMLRDRDRLRALLLHPERPVQIVVAGKAHPADDGGKRLVQELVRFADDPKVRHRIVFLPDYGMAMAQKLYPGCDVWLNNPLRPLEACGTSGMKAALNGCLNLSVRDGWWDEWFRPDFGWAVPTADGPGTDPERRDDIEAAALYDLLEQRITPRFYERGRGGLPDRWIQMVRQTLTLLGPKVLAGRMVREYVDRLYTPAARSHRALTPDAARELAGWKARVRQAWHGVSVDHVETTETTATAELGTTLGLRVRVGLGGLSPDDVEVQAVSGRVDAQDRITDATVVPLKPAGAPDLEGRQLYEGPLALDRTGPYGYTVRILPAHRLLASGAELGLVALPSEELVEHAGVLLR
- a CDS encoding DUF4333 domain-containing protein, whose amino-acid sequence is MPKARMTMAVTIFSAVAAGALLPGCSASVEVKKPTPPKLSAEKLSSTLSEKLAAATGRPKPHITCPEDLVGKVGTTMRCTLVADDGSTLGVSVNVTSVSGDKINYDFKADDKASPAGH